A window from Cyprinus carpio isolate SPL01 chromosome A11, ASM1834038v1, whole genome shotgun sequence encodes these proteins:
- the LOC122146707 gene encoding histamine H1 receptor-like, with protein METTTILTATNSQGKRILQERSEPNVTSLLNASAPFHHHMNNAVLGILLGTLSLLTVIMNLLVLFAVRKERTLHTVGNLYIVSLSIADLIVGATVMPLNLVYLLEDEWKLGRVICQFWLVMDYVASTASIFSLFILCLDRYRSVRHPLHYLKYRTRGRATLLICSAWLLSMTWIVPILGWRMFAQVDRRPELENRCDTDFRFVTWFKVLTAILNFYIPSFLMLLFYSQIFIAVRDHYREWENFAGPMVKTETDDTLHNGMQLQITKASERESLASQACSQNEGLLDQYSLEQPYSSRDNNEDNTDSLSETERKSCYKKKPMFSLSKRMRKSVQDSNEISFQSDDGETIAEGPPSLSLAFLQSENNPQPKTFINANNCNVPSSVGNICESAPTVDVDSYTTVLCNHSTPPSPSSPWAENSPPLDATNAHPVKQTWQKFCEQSKQSIHSMRIRKERKAARQLGFIIGVFMVCWIPYFITFMVMALCETCVHHDLHMFTIWLGYINSTLNPFIYPLCNDNFKRVFKKIFHINR; from the coding sequence ATGGAGACGACTACGATACTCACCGCGACAAACAGCCAAGGAAAAAGAATTCTTCAAGAACGTTCCGAACCCAACGTTACAAGTCTTCTGAATGCGTCCGCTCCCTTCCACCATCACATGAACAATGCGGTGCTGGGCATTCTGCTTGGCACACTGTCCCTTCTGACGGTTATCATGAACCTGCTGGTCCTTTTTGCTGTTAGAAAGGAACGGACTTTACACACAGTAGGGAACCTATACATCGTCAGCCTCTCGATAGCAGACCTCATTGTCGGGGCTACAGTCATGCCCTTGAATCTGGTCTACCTTCTTGAGGACGAGTGGAAACTGGGTCGTGTCATTTGCCAGTTCTGGCTGGTCATGGACTATGTGGCAAGCACGGCCTCCATTTTCAGCTTGTTCATCCTTTGCTTGGACAGGTACCGCTCCGTACGCCACCCCTTACATTACTTGAAATATCGGACACGGGGAAGAGCGACGCTGCTGATTTGTAGCGCGTGGCTGCTCTCCATGACCTGGATCGTTCCCATCCTGGGCTGGCGGATGTTCGCTCAGGTCGACAGGAGGCCAGAGCTGGAGAACCGGTGCGACACAGATTTCCGCTTCGTGACCTGGTTCAAAGTTCTGACAGCCATCCTCAACTTCTACATTCCTTCCTTTCTGATGCTTCTGTTCTACTCGCAGATTTTCATCGCAGTCCGCGATCATTACAGAGAATGGGAGAACTTTGCCGGTCCGATGGTGAAAACAGAAACAGATGACACATTACATAATGGGATGCAACTGCAGATAACCAAAGCCTCGGAGAGAGAGAGTCTGGCTTCACAAGCGTGTTCTCAAAACGAGGGCCTGCTGGATCAGTACAGTTTGGAGCAGCCTTACAGCTCGAGGGACAATAACGAGGACAATACCGATTCCTTGTCTGAGACAGAGAGGAAGAGTTGCTACAAGAAGAAACCAATGTTCAGCCTTTCAAAACGCATGAGAAAGAGCGTGCAAGACTCCAACGAGATTTCATTTCAGAGCGACGATGGGGAAACCATTGCCGAAGGCCCACCATCATTATCTCTTGCCTTTCTGCAGTCCGAGAATAACCCTCAGCCCAAAACGTTCATAAATGCGAACAACTGTAACGTGCCAAGCTCAGTTGGTAACATTTGTGAGAGTGCACCGACTGTGGATGTTGACAGTTACACCACAGTTCTCTGCAATCACAGCACTCCACCGTCACCATCGTCACCATGGGCTGAGAACAGCCCTCCACTGGACGCCACCAATGCACACCCCGTCAAACAGACATGGCAGAAGTTCTGTGAACAGTCCAAGCAGAGCATCCACAGCATGCGCATCCGGAAGGAGCGGAAAGCCGCCAGGCAGCTTGGCTTCATCATTGGCGTCTTTATGGTGTGCTGGATCCCGTACTTCATCACCTTCATGGTCATGGCTTTGTGTGAGACCTGTGTCCATCATGACCTTCATATGTTCACAATCTGGCTAGGGTACATTAACTCCACCCTGAATCCCTTCATATACCCACTGTGCAATGATAACTTCAAAAGGGTGTTCAAAaagatatttcatattaatagATAA